A DNA window from Mus pahari chromosome 13, PAHARI_EIJ_v1.1, whole genome shotgun sequence contains the following coding sequences:
- the Hnrnpd gene encoding heterogeneous nuclear ribonucleoprotein D0 isoform X1 produces the protein MSEEQFGGDGAAATATATAAVGGSAAEQEGAMVAAAAAAAQGPAAAGSGSGGGSAAGGTEGGSAEAEGAKIDASKNEEDEGHSNSSPRHTEAATAQREEWKMFIGGLSWDTTKKDLKDYFSKFGEVVDCTLKLDPITGRSRGFGFVLFKESESVDKVMDQKEHKLNGKVIDPKRAKAMKTKEPVKKIFVGGLSPDTPEEKIREYFGGFGEVESIELPMDNKTNKRRGFCFITFKEEEPVKKIMEKKYHNVGLSKCEIKVAMSKEQYQQQQQWGSRGGFAGRARGRGGGPSQNWNQGYSNYWNQGYGNYGYNSQGYGGYGGYDYTGYNNYYGYGDYSNQQSGYGKVSRRGGHQNSYKPY, from the exons ATGTCGGAGGAGCAGTTCGGAGGGGACGGGGCGGCGGCGACGGCGACGGCAACGGCGGCGGTAGGCGGCTCGGCGGCCGAGCAGGAGGGAGCCAtggtggcggcggcagcggcggcggcgcaGGGGCCGGCGGCGGCGGGAAGCGGGAGCGGCGGCGGCTCTGCGGCCGGAGGCACCGAAGGCGGCAGCGCCGAGGCAGAGGGAGCCAAGATCGACGCCAGTAAGAACGAGGAGGATGAAGG CCATTCAAACTCCTCCCCACGACACACTGAAGCAGCGACGGCACAGCGGGAAGAATG GAAAATGTTTATAGGAGGCCTTAGCTGGGACACCACAAAGAAAGATCTGAAGGACTACTTTTCCAAATTTGGTGAAGTTGTAGACTGCACTCTGAAGTTAGATCCTATCACAGGGCGATCAAGGGGTTTTGGCTTTGTGCTATTTAAAGAGTCGGAGAGTGTAGATAAG GTCATGGATCAGAAAGAACATAAATTGAATGGGAAAGTCATTGATCCTAAAAGGGCCAAAGCCATGAAAACAAAAGAGCCTGTCAAAAAAATTTTCGTTGGTGGCCTTTCTCCAGACACACCTGAAGAAAAAATAAGAGAGTACTTTGGTGGTTTTGGTGAG GTTGAATCCATAGAGCTCCCTATGGACAACAAGACCAATAAGAGACGCGGGTTCTGTTTTATTACCTTTAAGGAAGAGGAACCAGTGAAGAAGATAATGGAAAAGAAATACCACAATGTTGGTCTTAGTAAA TGTGAAATAAAAGTAGCCATGTCAAAGGAACAGtatcagcaacagcagcagtgggGATCTAGAGGAGGGTTTGCAGGCAGAGCTCGTGGAAGAGGTGGAG GCCCCAGTCAAAACTGGAACCAGGGATATAGTAACTATTGGAATCAAGGCTATGGCAACTATGGATATAACAGCCAAGGTTACGGTGGTTATGGAGGATATGACTACACTGGTTACAACAACTACTATGGATATGGTGATTATAGCA atCAGCAGAGTGGTTATGGGAAAGTATCCAGGCGAGGCGGACATCAGAATAGCTACAAACCGTACTAA
- the Hnrnpd gene encoding heterogeneous nuclear ribonucleoprotein D0 isoform X4 — MSEEQFGGDGAAATATATAAVGGSAAEQEGAMVAAAAAAAQGPAAAGSGSGGGSAAGGTEGGSAEAEGAKIDASKNEEDEGKMFIGGLSWDTTKKDLKDYFSKFGEVVDCTLKLDPITGRSRGFGFVLFKESESVDKVMDQKEHKLNGKVIDPKRAKAMKTKEPVKKIFVGGLSPDTPEEKIREYFGGFGEVESIELPMDNKTNKRRGFCFITFKEEEPVKKIMEKKYHNVGLSKCEIKVAMSKEQYQQQQQWGSRGGFAGRARGRGGDQQSGYGKVSRRGGHQNSYKPY, encoded by the exons ATGTCGGAGGAGCAGTTCGGAGGGGACGGGGCGGCGGCGACGGCGACGGCAACGGCGGCGGTAGGCGGCTCGGCGGCCGAGCAGGAGGGAGCCAtggtggcggcggcagcggcggcggcgcaGGGGCCGGCGGCGGCGGGAAGCGGGAGCGGCGGCGGCTCTGCGGCCGGAGGCACCGAAGGCGGCAGCGCCGAGGCAGAGGGAGCCAAGATCGACGCCAGTAAGAACGAGGAGGATGAAGG GAAAATGTTTATAGGAGGCCTTAGCTGGGACACCACAAAGAAAGATCTGAAGGACTACTTTTCCAAATTTGGTGAAGTTGTAGACTGCACTCTGAAGTTAGATCCTATCACAGGGCGATCAAGGGGTTTTGGCTTTGTGCTATTTAAAGAGTCGGAGAGTGTAGATAAG GTCATGGATCAGAAAGAACATAAATTGAATGGGAAAGTCATTGATCCTAAAAGGGCCAAAGCCATGAAAACAAAAGAGCCTGTCAAAAAAATTTTCGTTGGTGGCCTTTCTCCAGACACACCTGAAGAAAAAATAAGAGAGTACTTTGGTGGTTTTGGTGAG GTTGAATCCATAGAGCTCCCTATGGACAACAAGACCAATAAGAGACGCGGGTTCTGTTTTATTACCTTTAAGGAAGAGGAACCAGTGAAGAAGATAATGGAAAAGAAATACCACAATGTTGGTCTTAGTAAA TGTGAAATAAAAGTAGCCATGTCAAAGGAACAGtatcagcaacagcagcagtgggGATCTAGAGGAGGGTTTGCAGGCAGAGCTCGTGGAAGAGGTGGAG atCAGCAGAGTGGTTATGGGAAAGTATCCAGGCGAGGCGGACATCAGAATAGCTACAAACCGTACTAA
- the Hnrnpd gene encoding heterogeneous nuclear ribonucleoprotein D0 isoform X2 — MSEEQFGGDGAAATATATAAVGGSAAEQEGAMVAAAAAAAQGPAAAGSGSGGGSAAGGTEGGSAEAEGAKIDASKNEEDEGKMFIGGLSWDTTKKDLKDYFSKFGEVVDCTLKLDPITGRSRGFGFVLFKESESVDKVMDQKEHKLNGKVIDPKRAKAMKTKEPVKKIFVGGLSPDTPEEKIREYFGGFGEVESIELPMDNKTNKRRGFCFITFKEEEPVKKIMEKKYHNVGLSKCEIKVAMSKEQYQQQQQWGSRGGFAGRARGRGGGPSQNWNQGYSNYWNQGYGNYGYNSQGYGGYGGYDYTGYNNYYGYGDYSNQQSGYGKVSRRGGHQNSYKPY; from the exons ATGTCGGAGGAGCAGTTCGGAGGGGACGGGGCGGCGGCGACGGCGACGGCAACGGCGGCGGTAGGCGGCTCGGCGGCCGAGCAGGAGGGAGCCAtggtggcggcggcagcggcggcggcgcaGGGGCCGGCGGCGGCGGGAAGCGGGAGCGGCGGCGGCTCTGCGGCCGGAGGCACCGAAGGCGGCAGCGCCGAGGCAGAGGGAGCCAAGATCGACGCCAGTAAGAACGAGGAGGATGAAGG GAAAATGTTTATAGGAGGCCTTAGCTGGGACACCACAAAGAAAGATCTGAAGGACTACTTTTCCAAATTTGGTGAAGTTGTAGACTGCACTCTGAAGTTAGATCCTATCACAGGGCGATCAAGGGGTTTTGGCTTTGTGCTATTTAAAGAGTCGGAGAGTGTAGATAAG GTCATGGATCAGAAAGAACATAAATTGAATGGGAAAGTCATTGATCCTAAAAGGGCCAAAGCCATGAAAACAAAAGAGCCTGTCAAAAAAATTTTCGTTGGTGGCCTTTCTCCAGACACACCTGAAGAAAAAATAAGAGAGTACTTTGGTGGTTTTGGTGAG GTTGAATCCATAGAGCTCCCTATGGACAACAAGACCAATAAGAGACGCGGGTTCTGTTTTATTACCTTTAAGGAAGAGGAACCAGTGAAGAAGATAATGGAAAAGAAATACCACAATGTTGGTCTTAGTAAA TGTGAAATAAAAGTAGCCATGTCAAAGGAACAGtatcagcaacagcagcagtgggGATCTAGAGGAGGGTTTGCAGGCAGAGCTCGTGGAAGAGGTGGAG GCCCCAGTCAAAACTGGAACCAGGGATATAGTAACTATTGGAATCAAGGCTATGGCAACTATGGATATAACAGCCAAGGTTACGGTGGTTATGGAGGATATGACTACACTGGTTACAACAACTACTATGGATATGGTGATTATAGCA atCAGCAGAGTGGTTATGGGAAAGTATCCAGGCGAGGCGGACATCAGAATAGCTACAAACCGTACTAA
- the Hnrnpd gene encoding heterogeneous nuclear ribonucleoprotein D0 isoform X3 → MSEEQFGGDGAAATATATAAVGGSAAEQEGAMVAAAAAAAQGPAAAGSGSGGGSAAGGTEGGSAEAEGAKIDASKNEEDEGHSNSSPRHTEAATAQREEWKMFIGGLSWDTTKKDLKDYFSKFGEVVDCTLKLDPITGRSRGFGFVLFKESESVDKVMDQKEHKLNGKVIDPKRAKAMKTKEPVKKIFVGGLSPDTPEEKIREYFGGFGEVESIELPMDNKTNKRRGFCFITFKEEEPVKKIMEKKYHNVGLSKCEIKVAMSKEQYQQQQQWGSRGGFAGRARGRGGDQQSGYGKVSRRGGHQNSYKPY, encoded by the exons ATGTCGGAGGAGCAGTTCGGAGGGGACGGGGCGGCGGCGACGGCGACGGCAACGGCGGCGGTAGGCGGCTCGGCGGCCGAGCAGGAGGGAGCCAtggtggcggcggcagcggcggcggcgcaGGGGCCGGCGGCGGCGGGAAGCGGGAGCGGCGGCGGCTCTGCGGCCGGAGGCACCGAAGGCGGCAGCGCCGAGGCAGAGGGAGCCAAGATCGACGCCAGTAAGAACGAGGAGGATGAAGG CCATTCAAACTCCTCCCCACGACACACTGAAGCAGCGACGGCACAGCGGGAAGAATG GAAAATGTTTATAGGAGGCCTTAGCTGGGACACCACAAAGAAAGATCTGAAGGACTACTTTTCCAAATTTGGTGAAGTTGTAGACTGCACTCTGAAGTTAGATCCTATCACAGGGCGATCAAGGGGTTTTGGCTTTGTGCTATTTAAAGAGTCGGAGAGTGTAGATAAG GTCATGGATCAGAAAGAACATAAATTGAATGGGAAAGTCATTGATCCTAAAAGGGCCAAAGCCATGAAAACAAAAGAGCCTGTCAAAAAAATTTTCGTTGGTGGCCTTTCTCCAGACACACCTGAAGAAAAAATAAGAGAGTACTTTGGTGGTTTTGGTGAG GTTGAATCCATAGAGCTCCCTATGGACAACAAGACCAATAAGAGACGCGGGTTCTGTTTTATTACCTTTAAGGAAGAGGAACCAGTGAAGAAGATAATGGAAAAGAAATACCACAATGTTGGTCTTAGTAAA TGTGAAATAAAAGTAGCCATGTCAAAGGAACAGtatcagcaacagcagcagtgggGATCTAGAGGAGGGTTTGCAGGCAGAGCTCGTGGAAGAGGTGGAG atCAGCAGAGTGGTTATGGGAAAGTATCCAGGCGAGGCGGACATCAGAATAGCTACAAACCGTACTAA